The Bacteroidota bacterium genome has a window encoding:
- a CDS encoding acyl-CoA desaturase has translation MSTLKFSGNHSAYYLELKSKVEAYFAEHKIEMHGDSRNVIKSIVLLSAFLTCYILLAFAIVPGWWAAPICVLFGIVTAGIGFNIMHDGGHGSLSANPALNKLAALSLNLLGGSSFFWNIKHNVIHHTYTNIDDHDDDILIEPFFRMTKAQKKIGIHRWQYIYWPLAYGTMYLAWVFILDFKKYFSRQIGQRDNIKLPLQMHIGFWLTKILYVLFYVVLPLQFHSITAFLIGFGIYTFTTGLIISVVFQLAHAVEEVNFIIPAADQHHLDTDWATHQLRTTANFATGNRIVSWFTGGLNHQVEHHLFPRISHVHYGAISPIVREVSSRHGLPYYEAPSVRHAILSHVRFLRRMGR, from the coding sequence ATGTCTACTTTGAAATTCAGCGGTAATCATTCCGCCTACTACCTCGAACTCAAGAGTAAAGTCGAAGCCTACTTCGCCGAGCACAAAATCGAAATGCATGGCGATTCGCGCAACGTGATCAAGTCGATCGTGTTGCTTTCGGCGTTCCTGACCTGCTACATCCTGCTTGCCTTCGCGATTGTTCCCGGCTGGTGGGCGGCGCCGATCTGTGTCCTTTTCGGCATTGTTACTGCCGGCATCGGCTTCAACATCATGCACGACGGCGGTCACGGTAGCCTATCGGCCAACCCGGCCCTGAACAAGCTTGCAGCCTTGTCGCTCAACCTGCTCGGCGGAAGCTCCTTCTTCTGGAACATCAAGCACAACGTCATCCACCACACCTACACGAACATCGACGACCACGACGACGATATTCTGATCGAGCCATTCTTCCGGATGACGAAGGCGCAAAAGAAGATCGGCATCCATCGTTGGCAGTACATCTATTGGCCGCTGGCCTACGGCACGATGTACCTGGCCTGGGTTTTCATCCTCGACTTCAAGAAGTATTTTTCACGCCAGATCGGCCAGCGCGACAACATCAAGCTGCCGTTGCAGATGCACATCGGATTCTGGCTGACCAAGATCCTGTATGTACTGTTCTATGTCGTGTTGCCGCTGCAGTTCCATAGTATCACGGCCTTCCTCATCGGATTCGGGATCTACACCTTCACCACCGGCTTGATCATCAGTGTCGTATTTCAATTGGCTCATGCGGTGGAAGAAGTCAACTTCATCATCCCGGCGGCTGATCAGCATCACCTGGACACCGACTGGGCAACGCACCAGTTGCGCACCACGGCCAACTTCGCGACCGGCAACCGCATCGTTTCCTGGTTCACCGGCGGACTCAACCACCAGGTGGAGCACCATCTATTCCCGCGGATCTCCCATGTGCATTACGGAGCCATTAGTCCGATCGTACGCGAAGTGAGTTCGCGGCACGGATTACCGTACTACGAAGCTCCGAGTGTCCGACACGCGATCCTATCGCACGTGCGGTTTCTGCGTCGGATGGGACGATAA
- a CDS encoding DEAD/DEAH box helicase yields MSNFPELGLGEKVLKAVAALGFEQPTPIQQQAIPLLLKDRTDFVGLAQTGTGKTAAFGLPLIDRVDFKSRETQALVLAPTRELCVQITTDLTKFSQFEPAAHIVAVYGGANIGTQIRQLRQGAQIIVATPGRLIDLIGKGAVDLETIRFTILDEADEMLNMGFQEDITEILSHTPEDKNVWLFSATMPREVRSIAEEYMRDPVELTMGRQNEAANNLEHHYYVVHERDRYAALKRILDASPGIFGVVFCRTKINTQQVAEQLIKDGYNADALHGDLSQQQRDKVMDRYRNRALQVLVATDVAARGIDVRDITHVIHYHLPDESENYTHRSGRTARAGRSGLSLALVNVRELDKIRQIEKKINAKFHLSRIPDALEIGEQQLINFIRKVHEVEVDERGVEKFTEIAMHELADLSKEDVLKRIISMEFNRFIDYYRNAPDLNVDLAHQGKQRQDRYRSNGPKVFINLGTVDGFDKGRMLGYVCDITGLKGSDIGRIELKGVYSFIEVTDEKMIAVFEQSFQGEFHRGRPVRIERTGGEESGGGKRNSSDFKGKGKPAFSKPSYEQDRGKKKGYPKKEYGGGKLGFADKKTGKNAKQDNYAPKKEGFSIPERKYSGYGGKKSVNKNNKKQGRW; encoded by the coding sequence AAACCGGTACCGGTAAGACCGCAGCCTTCGGACTGCCTTTGATCGACCGGGTTGATTTCAAATCCCGCGAAACGCAGGCCCTGGTGCTTGCACCGACCCGCGAATTGTGTGTCCAGATCACGACCGATCTAACCAAGTTCAGTCAGTTCGAACCCGCTGCGCACATCGTGGCCGTTTACGGCGGCGCGAACATCGGAACCCAGATCCGTCAGTTACGCCAGGGCGCACAGATCATCGTCGCTACTCCGGGTCGCCTGATCGACCTGATCGGCAAAGGCGCGGTGGACCTGGAAACCATCCGCTTTACCATCCTCGACGAAGCGGACGAAATGCTGAACATGGGTTTCCAGGAAGACATCACCGAAATCCTGTCGCATACACCGGAAGATAAGAATGTCTGGTTGTTCTCGGCGACGATGCCGCGGGAAGTCCGTTCGATCGCCGAAGAATACATGCGCGACCCCGTCGAGCTGACGATGGGTCGTCAGAACGAAGCTGCCAACAACCTCGAACACCATTACTACGTTGTTCATGAACGCGACCGTTACGCTGCCCTGAAGCGCATACTCGATGCGAGTCCGGGCATCTTCGGCGTGGTGTTCTGCAGGACGAAGATCAATACCCAACAGGTTGCCGAACAATTGATCAAGGACGGATACAACGCCGACGCCTTGCACGGCGACCTGAGCCAGCAACAGCGCGACAAGGTCATGGACCGTTACCGCAACCGCGCTTTGCAAGTGTTGGTCGCGACGGACGTAGCCGCACGCGGTATCGACGTGCGCGACATCACGCACGTGATCCATTACCACCTGCCCGACGAATCGGAAAACTATACCCACCGCAGCGGCCGTACCGCACGGGCCGGTCGATCGGGCCTTTCCCTTGCCTTGGTGAACGTGCGCGAGCTGGACAAAATCCGGCAGATCGAAAAGAAGATCAACGCAAAATTCCACCTGTCACGCATTCCGGACGCGCTGGAGATCGGCGAACAGCAACTGATCAACTTCATCCGTAAAGTTCACGAGGTGGAAGTCGACGAACGCGGTGTGGAAAAATTCACCGAGATCGCGATGCATGAACTGGCGGATCTCAGCAAAGAGGATGTACTGAAGCGCATCATCAGTATGGAGTTCAACCGTTTCATCGATTATTACCGGAACGCTCCCGATCTGAACGTCGACCTGGCGCATCAGGGGAAGCAGCGACAAGACCGGTACCGTTCGAACGGCCCGAAAGTGTTCATCAACCTCGGCACCGTCGATGGATTCGACAAAGGCCGCATGTTGGGATACGTCTGCGACATCACGGGGCTGAAAGGTTCCGACATCGGTCGCATCGAACTGAAGGGGGTTTATTCCTTCATCGAAGTGACCGATGAAAAGATGATCGCCGTGTTCGAACAATCTTTCCAGGGAGAATTCCATCGTGGCCGACCGGTCCGGATCGAACGCACCGGAGGCGAAGAGAGCGGAGGCGGGAAAAGAAATTCGAGCGATTTCAAGGGCAAGGGCAAGCCGGCATTTTCGAAACCTTCCTACGAACAGGATCGTGGTAAGAAAAAAGGTTATCCGAAAAAGGAATACGGCGGAGGAAAGTTGGGCTTCGCGGATAAGAAGACCGGCAAAAACGCCAAGCAGGATAATTACGCCCCAAAAAAAGAAGGATTCTCCATCCCGGAACGCAAGTATTCCGGCTATGGCGGCAAGAAATCTGTGAATAAGAACAATAAAAAACAGGGGCGCTGGTAA